The Ovis aries strain OAR_USU_Benz2616 breed Rambouillet chromosome 11, ARS-UI_Ramb_v3.0, whole genome shotgun sequence genome window below encodes:
- the ALOX12 gene encoding polyunsaturated fatty acid lipoxygenase ALOX12 isoform X6, with the protein MFRHQFKTLRATRRAPSFCRGDRGETHRASVRRQNEECCIWRPCQPRLHKGPLLSCPPPPPRITYPPPTPAKWPFLEPCYCLWVLVPQKEEFEHEVPGDLGPLQFVKLRKHHSLVDDAWFCDRITVQGPGACEEAAFPCYRWVQGDGVLCLPEATARLAGNNALDVFQRHREKELKERHKIYRWATWKEGLPLTIAAGCEDDLPANMRFHEEKRLDFEWTLKAGALEMVLKRVYTLLSSWTSLEDFDLIFWGQKSPLAEKVHQRWQDDELFGYQFLNGANPMLLRRCTSLPSRLVLPSGMEELRAQLERELQNGSLFEADFILLDGIPANVIRGEKQYLAAPLVMLKMDPSGKLLPMVIQIQPPSPISPTPPLFLPSDPPLAWLLAKTWVRNSDFQLHQLQYHLLNTHLLAEVIAVATMRCLPGLHPVFKLLMPHIRYTMEINTRARTQLISDGGIFDKAVSTGGGGHVHLLRRALAQLTYRSLCPLDDLADRHLLGTPGALYACDALRLWEITARYVEGIVHLFYHGDDVVKGDPELQAWCREITEVGLRQAQERGFPVSFQSQNQLCHFLTMCVFTCTAQHGAINQGQVWSAESPDP; encoded by the exons ATGTTCAGACATCAATTCAAGACACTGCGAGCCACACGCCGGGCTCCCTCATTCTGCCGGGGCGATAGGGGTGAGACCCACCGCGCAAGCGTTCGGAGGCAGAACGAGGAATGCTGTATTTGGAGGCCCTGCCAACCGAGGCTCCACAAAGGTCCCCTCCTCTCTtgtcctcccccccccccccgcattacttaccccccacccaccccggcAAAATGGCCTTTCCTGGAACCCTGCTACTGTCTCTGGGTTCTGGTCCCACAGAAGGAGGAGTTTGAGCACGAAGTTCCGGGGGACCTGGGGCCGTTGCAGTTCGTGAAGTTGCGCAAACACCACTCCCTGGTGGACGACGCGTGGTTCTGCGACCGCATCACGGTGCAGGGCCCTGGAGCCTGCGAGGAGGCCGCGTTCCCGTGCTATCGCTGGGTGCAGGGTGACGGCGTGCTGTGCCTGCCAGAGGCCACCG CCCGCCTGGCAGGAAACAATGCATTGGATGTGTTCCAGAGACATCGAGAGAAGGAGCTGAAAGAAAGACATAAGATATACCG CTGGGCCACCTGGAAGGAAGGGTTACCCCTGACAATAGCTGCAGGCTGTGAGGACGATCTACCTGCAAATATGAGATTCCACGAGGAGAAGAGGCTGGACTTTGAGTGGACACTGAAGGCAGG GGCTCTGGAGATGGTCCTCAAACGTGTTTACACCCTCCTGAGCTCCTGGACCAGTCTGGAGGATTTTGATCTCATCTTCTGGGGCCAGAAGAGCCCCTTGGCTG AGAAGGTTCACCAGCGCTGGCAGGACGATGAGTTGTTTGGCTACCAGTTTCTCAATGGCGCCAACCCCATGCTGTTGAGACGCTGCACCTCTCTGCCTTCTCGGCTGGTGCTGCCCTCGGGGATGGAGGAGCTACGGGCCCAGCTGGAGAGAGAACTCCAG AACGGTTCCCTGTTTGAGGCTGATTTCATCCTCCTGGATGGAATTCCAGCCAACGTGATCCGAGGAGAGAAGCAGTACCTGGCTGCCCCCCTCGTCATGCTCAAGATGGACCCCAGTGGAAAGCTGCTACCCATGGTCATCCAG ATCCAGCCTCCCAGCCCCATCTCCCCAACCCCACCACTGTTCCTGCCCTCGGATCCTCCACTCGCCTGGCTCCTGGCAAAGACCTGGGTCCGAAATTCAGATTTCCAACTGCATCAGCTCCAATACCATTTGCTCAACACCCATCTGCTGGCTGAGGTCATTGCCGTGGCCACCATGAGGTGCCTCCCAGGGCTGCACCCTGTCTTCAAG CTCCTGATGCCACACATCCGCTACACGATGGAAATCAACACCAGGGCACGGACTCAGCTCATCTCAGATGGAGGCATATTTGATAAA GCTGTGAGCACCGGTGGAGGGGGTCATGTGCACTTGCTCCGCCGGGCCCTGGCTCAGCTGACCTACCGCTCCCTCTGTCCTCTTGACGATCTGGCTGATCGACACCTGCTGGGAACCCCAGGTGCTCTCTACGCCTGCGATGCTTTACGGCTCTGGGAAATCACTGCCCG GTATGTGGAGGGGATTGTCCACCTCTTCTACCACGGGGATGACGTTGTAAAAGGGGACCCTGAGCTGCAAGCCTGGTGTCGGGAGATCACTGAGGTGGGGCTGCGCCAGGCCCAGGAGCGAG gtttccctgtctccTTCCAGTCCCAGAATCAACTCTGCCATTTCCTTACCATGTGTGTTTTCACGTGCACTGCTCAGCATGGGGCCATCAACCAGGGCCAGGTATGGAGCGCTGAAAGCCCAGATCCCTGA